Below is a genomic region from Miscanthus floridulus cultivar M001 chromosome 1, ASM1932011v1, whole genome shotgun sequence.
TCTTCTGCTCTAGTTTCTACTTTCTCTACTTCCTGGTTCGTTTCCTCATACTGTGTTTTTCCTTCTTCCTCTACATTCTCAGTAGTTTCTTCTTCCTTCCCATCGTCATAGgattcttgtccttcttctgcACTGTTTGGAGCAACATCACAATCTTTCTCTGACTCTGCCTCAGAAGAAGTCTTCTTCCCCTTTCTGGATGCCATCAGCACCTTAGGCTCCGCAACAAGATGCTCCTGTTCAATCGAGAAGCTCCACCTCCGGCCATCTCTATCAATGGAGAAACTAGCTCTCCTTGAAtccttcaagctcgagaagctagACCGCCGTGCCTCCGTCTCGGCTGAGAAGCTGTGCCGCCTGCCAACCCTATCACTGGACGATGAGGCCCTGCTGCTAGTGCTAACACGCCTCCTGCTACTCAACCGTCGCAATTTGGTGCGATCCTCCTTCAGAGCTGCCGAGGGAGAATAACTGCTGATTGACCTCCTCCCCTTCATCTCTTCCTCAACTTTCTCTTGTGCTGGAACTTCTTCCTCACtggccaccatctccaccatgtcTGGCCCTTGGTTTTCCCTCTCTGTAACTTCTCCCAAAGGAACCTCCAAACCGGCATCTTTCCGAACAAGCTGTGCTTCCTCTACCCCTACTACTCTGCAGGATGCATCTTCCTTTTCTTCCACAAGATCTCCACATTTAGAACTCTCTTCAGCTTCTGTTTTTGCTTGATCTATCTTCCCTGCTTCAGCGCCATCATTTTCATCACAACCACACTCTTCACATTTCAAATCTTTGACAGAAACAGCTGAACTGCAAGCTTCATCTTTGCACTCCACTGGCTCAGCCTCCGCCTCAGCCTCAGCCCCAGCCTCAGCCTcagcctcctcttcctcttcctcttcttcctcattgtCGTTGAGGCACTCAGCCACCTCATTGTCCACCTGCTCCACGGTAGCTGCAGCTGGAGACCCCCAGAAGCGGGTGGCAAGAGCAGCCATGCGAACTGGGTCTGACCGGCAGCGCATTAGCAGCAGTGCATTCCTCGGGGGGATGCAGACGCTCACCCTcccctcttcttccttccccacCACCAAgatctcatctttcttctccacctccacctcccccaCCATCACAGCCTTCTCCTCCTCGACATCCCACCCTTCCATGACGAGCCCCACTTCCGATGCTCTCATCTCTTCTGCAGGCACAACGGCGGCTCCCTTGCCgacctcgtcgtcctcctcctcctggatcgcCAGGAGGCACCTCGCCACGGCAGCACCGCACAGCCAGCTACCCCCAGCAGGAGCGCCCTGCCGCCACTTCTTACCACGGTGTGCGTCGGCGGAGAGCGCGCCCCGCTCGCCTGCTCCGCCAGGCCGAGACGGCGAGCAGAGCGAGCGACCGCCGCAGGAGCCAAATGTCTTGAGTGCCTCGCAGATGTTGACCGGGATCTGGTACACCCAGCCCTGGTTCTTGCCCTGGGGCCCGTCCCGGTCGTCGCCGGAGCGGCGGAAGCTGACCTCCGCGCTACCGCCTCCACCGACTCCGCCGCGCCTAGAGCGGGAGCGcagcgcggcggcggaggcgtgCTTGGGCTTGCGCTTACCGCCCTTGACGCGGACCTGGCCGATGCAGGTGACCTTGGGGGAGGACGGCTCGGCAGGTTCGAATCCGCTCCGACCGCGGCGGCCACCGCCGGTGGACCCGGACGGGAACATTGGGGACTGGCCGCCCTTGAGGCTGCCGCTGTTGCGGAGGCGGCGGCTAAGTGAGGGGTGCAGAGGCGGGGCTGGCACTGCCTCAGCTCCGCTTGCGCTGGCACTGCCGCGGCCGGGGCTGAGGAGCTTGGAGGAGCTGGAGGGGCGGAGGGAAGACTGCGCGCTGCCGCCGGCGACGGAAGCGGCGGAGGCAGCGGAGGGGCGGGAGGTGAAGCAGATGAAGAGCTCCGtgccacctccgccgccgccgccgccaccccggtCCAAGTGCTTCTTGCGGCGCATGAGGGGGGAAGGAGGAGGGTGTGAGGCTTGTgagctctctcactctctctgtctctctcttgcTTTGCTGCACCCTGCAATGCCGCTGCTGGGCGCCTGCAGCTTGGGCTGCGCTGGTCCGCTAGATGCGGTCGCCGGTGGGGAAGGGAATAATTAGGGTTTGTTGGTGGTGCGCTGGCAGTTTGTTGGTGACCGTGACTCTCACtgtgagtgtgagtgtgagtgtgagtgtgagCGTGAGCTGTGGTCTGTGGATAGGGGGAGGTTGCAGGGTCAGGGCCTGACAGCCCTCGGGAGGTCTTGAAACGGTGAATTGTGTAGCCATGGCCCacgtggctgtggtggagcccaCACTGTCGCTCCGATATACGAGCTTGATTGTCATTTGATTGACCCTTCGAAGCGAGAAAAGAAACTTCGTTTTCTCGGAAAAGAAAGAATTTTAGAAAACAGTCTTTGTGTTGTGAAAAGAGTTTGAACATTTCATGTCCATTCAAAAGCTATTCGCTCGAGCAAATCAAGCTCAAGTCTTGATATAACGGATCTACACGCCATCTCTAGCATAGTGATAGTTTCGTGGTCGTATTTTGTTAAGGAATTCTGTAGTGCTACTAGATTCCtatcatttgtttttttttcttggggGCCTGGATAACATAGATTTGTCTCGGAAAATTCCAAAACAGTTCATTTCTTTCCCCTCTTTTTAGATTCCTATCTTTAGCTCCAACCCCATCTCTAGTTCCTTAGAAAAATCCAAGCACTTTCTTCTTATATGCAGTGCCAGCAACCTAGAATTTGGGTTG
It encodes:
- the LOC136546150 gene encoding uncharacterized protein, with the translated sequence MRRKKHLDRGGGGGGGGGTELFICFTSRPSAASAASVAGGSAQSSLRPSSSSKLLSPGRGSASASGAEAVPAPPLHPSLSRRLRNSGSLKGGQSPMFPSGSTGGGRRGRSGFEPAEPSSPKVTCIGQVRVKGGKRKPKHASAAALRSRSRRGGVGGGGSAEVSFRRSGDDRDGPQGKNQGWVYQIPVNICEALKTFGSCGGRSLCSPSRPGGAGERGALSADAHRGKKWRQGAPAGGSWLCGAAVARCLLAIQEEEDDEVGKGAAVVPAEEMRASEVGLVMEGWDVEEEKAVMVGEVEVEKKDEILVVGKEEEGRVSVCIPPRNALLLMRCRSDPVRMAALATRFWGSPAAATVEQVDNEVAECLNDNEEEEEEEEEAEAEAGAEAEAEAEPVECKDEACSSAVSVKDLKCEECGCDENDGAEAGKIDQAKTEAEESSKCGDLVEEKEDASCRVVGVEEAQLVRKDAGLEVPLGEVTERENQGPDMVEMVASEEEVPAQEKVEEEMKGRRSISSYSPSAALKEDRTKLRRLSSRRRVSTSSRASSSSDRVGRRHSFSAETEARRSSFSSLKDSRRASFSIDRDGRRWSFSIEQEHLVAEPKVLMASRKGKKTSSEAESEKDCDVAPNSAEEGQESYDDGKEEETTENVEEEGKTQYEETNQEVEKVETRAEECEGGAGPVIQRRKKSGELPDCLLLMMYEPKLSMEVSKETWVCSTDFVHWKSYQGKNNRNHQQQKASVTGTVETEKKENAEGSTIVNDVQESKDPSTVNSAVPMPCPVAQKTPPLKPATTEQKLKLEVPPVTNAAAYAPFVLKRCKSEPMRSSARLAPDACFWKDRHRPLNATGVGF